From Qipengyuania soli:
CGAGGACACGATCCAGTTCACGCCCGAGGGCAAGCGCGCCATCCTCGCCTCGGTCATCCGCGGCGAGCAGTACGAAGCCTTCCTCGGCAAGAAATACGTCGGCACCAAGCGTTTCGGCCTGGACGGCGGTGAATCGATGATCCCCGCGCTCGAGGCGGTGATCAAGTACGGCGGCCAGCTCGGCGTGCGCGAGATCATCTACGGCATGGCCCACCGCGGCCGCCTGAACGTCCTCGCGAACGTGATGGGCAAGCCATACAAGGTCATCTTCCACGAATTCTCCGGCGGCAGCGCCAACCCCGACGATGTCGGCGGTTCGGGCGACGTGAAGTACCACCTCGGCACCAGCACCGACCGCAGCTTCGACGGTATCGACGTGCACATGAGCCTTGTGCCCAACCCCTCGCACCTCGAGGCGGTGAACCCAGTCGTTCTCGGCAAGGCCCGCGCGCAGCAGGCCATCCGTGACGACCTCAAGAAGCACGAGCAGGTCCTCCCCGTCCTCCTCCACGGCGACGCGGCCTTCGCAGGCCAGGGCATCGTGTGGGAGTGTCTCGGCTTCTCGGGCGTGCGCGGCTACAACACCGGTGGCTGCCTGCACTTCGTCATCAACAACCAGATCGGCTTCACGACGAGCCCCAAGTTCGCGCGCTCCTCGCCCTACCCCAGCGACGTCGCCAAGGGCGTCCAGGCACCGATCCTGCACGTCAACGGCGACGATCCGGAAGCGGTGACCTTCGCCTGCAAGCTGGCCATCGAATACCGCCAGGTCTTCGGCCGCGACATCGTGATCGACATGTGGTGCTATCGCCGCTTCGGCCACAACGAGGGCGACGAGCCCAAGTTCACCCAGCCGCTGATGTACGACCGCATTCGCGAACATCCCAAGGTCAGCAAGATCTACGCCGCCCGCCTCGAGGCAGAGGGTGTGATTGCGCCGGGCGATGCCGACAAGCTGTGCGACGAGTTCAACGAGCACCTCGAGCAGGAATTCGCCGCTGCGAAGGAATACAAGCCCGACGTGGCCGACTGGTTCGGCGGGCGCTGGGCCGGCATGAACAAGCCTGCCGATCCCGAAAACGCGCGCCGTAACGTCGAGACAGCGATCCCCAAGAAGCTGTTCGACAGCCTTGGCCGCACGCTCACGACCGTCCCTGACGACCTGACCATCCACAAGACCCTGGGCCGCGTGCTCAAGGCCAAGGAGGACATGTTCGCCAGCGGTTCCGGGTTCGACTGGGCTACGGCGGAAGCGCTCGCCTTCGGCAGCCTCGTCACCGAAGGCTTCGGTGTCCGCCTGTCGGGCCAGGATTCGGGACGCGGCACCTTCAGCCAGCGCCATGCCGTCTGGGTCGACCAGAACACCGAGCGCAAGTACATCCCGCTCTGCCAGCTGCCGCATGGCAAGTTCGAGGTCTACGACAGCCCGCTGTCCGAATACGGCGTGCTCGGCTTCGAATACGGCTTCGCAATGGCCGATCCCAAGAGCCTGGTGATGTGGGAAGCGCAGTTCGGCGATTTCGCCAACGGTGCGCAGATCATGATCGACCAGTTCATCGCCGCGGGCGAAGCCAAGTGGCTGCGCGCCAACGGCCTGGTCCTGCTGCTGCCGCACGGATACGAGGGCCAGGGTCCGGAACACAGCTCGGCGCGTCTCGAACGCTTCCTCCAGCTGTGTGCGAACGACAATATCCAGGTGTGCAACATCACCACGCCGGCGAACTACTTCCACGTGCTTCGCCGCCAGATGCTGCGCAACTTCCGCAAGCCCATGGTCATCATGACCCCCAAGAGCCTGCTGCGTCATCCACTCGCCAAGTCGGATGCCGCCGAGTTCATGGGCGATACGCATTTCATGCGCATCAAGTCGGACATGAAGGACATTGCCGACGCCAAGGTGAAGCGCCTCGTGCTGTGCAGCGGCAAGGTCGCCTACGACCTCATGCAGCGCCGTGACGAGGCAGGCCTCGAGGACGTGTCGGTTGTCCGTATCGAGCAGCTCTACCCCTTCCCCGGCGAACCGCTCGCGGCGCGCCTCAAGAAGATGAAGAACCTCGAGAAGATCGTCTGGTGCCAGGAAGAACCGAAGAACAATGGCGCCTGGTTCTTCGTCGACCGCCTGATCGAGGAAGCTGCCGACGCGGCGGGCAAGAAGGGCATGCGTCCCTGCTATGCCGGTCGCGAAGTCGCTGCATCGCCAGCCACCGGCTACGCCAGCCGCCACCAGGTCCAGCAGGAAGCGCTGGTCAACATCGCGCTCGGCCTGAACGACGGCGACAATTCCGCCGCCAGCACCACCTGCAACTGATCGAGGCCCCGGAAGGAATAACGATATCATGGCCACCGAAGTCAAAGTCCCCACGCTGGGTGAATCGGTCACCGAAGCGACCATCGGCGAACTTCTCAAGAAGGTCGGCGACACGGTGAAGGTGGACGAGCCCATCGTCAGCCTTGAGACCGACAAGGTTGCGGTCGAAGCGCCCTCGCCCGTCGCGGGCACGATCACCGAGATCAAGGTTGCCGTCGGCGACACGGTCGAGGTCGGCGCGGTCATCGCCGTCGTGAGCGACGGCGTGGCGGCAGGCGAGACCACCGCAATCGAACCGCGCGAGGCCCCGGCCCCGTCGCCTGCCCCCGCCCCCGCCCCCGCGCCTGCACAGGCGAAGGAAGCCGCTTCCGACAGCGCCCAGACGCTGTCGCCTGCCGTTCGCCGCGCAGTGCTCGAACACGGCGTCGATCCCTCGACGATCAAGGGTACCGGCAAGGACGGTCGCCTGACCAAGGAAGACGTCGTCGCCGCTGCTCAGGCCAAGTCGAGCGCACCTGCGACCGCTCCGGCCGACTCCGCCGGTCCGGCCGCGGTTGCCGCCGCCACCGGCGAGCGTCGCGAGGAACGCGTCAAGATGACGCGCATGCGCCAGACCATCGCCAAGCGCCTCAAGAGCGCGCAGGAAACCGCCGCGCTGCTGACCACCTTCAACGACGTCGACATGTCGGAAGTGATGGCCGCGCGCGAACGGTACAAGGACCTGTTTGCCAAGAAGCACGACATCAAGCTGGGCTTCATGAGCTTCTTCGCCAAGGCTGCCTGCCTGGCGCTGAAGGACATCCCGGGCGTCAACGCGCAGATTGACGGCGACGAGATCGTCTACCACGATTACGTCGACATCTCGGTCGCGGTCTCGGCCCCCAACGGCCTCGTCGTGCCAGTTGTACGCGATGCCGACAGCAAGTCGTTCGCACAGATTGAGAAGGACATTGCCGACTTCGGCAAGCGCGCCAAGGAAGGCACGCTCACCATGGAAGACATGAAGGGCGGCACCTTCACCATCTCCAACGGCGGCGTGTTCGGCGGCCTGATGTCGACCCCGATCATCAATCCGCCGCAGAGCGCCGTCCTCGGCCTCCACCGCATCGAAGACCGCCCGGTCGTGCGCAACGGCGAGATCGTGATCCGCCCGATGATGTACATCGCGCTGTCCTACGACCACCGCCTGATCGACGGCCGCGAGGCGGTCACCGCACTCAAGATCATCAAGGAAGCGATCGAAGATCCCACGCGGATGCTGATCGACCTCTGAGGAAGAAATCATGGCTGAATACGACTACGACGTCCTCGTCATCGGCGCCGGTCCCGGCGGTTACGTTGCCGCTATCCGCGCGGCACAGCTGGGCCTCAAGACCGCCTGCGCGGAAAGCCGCGAGACGCTGGGCGGCACCTGCCTCAACGTCGGCTGCATCCCGTCAAAGGCCATGCTGCACGCATCGGAGTATTTCGACGCCGCCGCAAACGGCACGATGGCGCATATGGGCATCGAAGTTTCGCCGAAGCTCAATCTCGACGCCATGCATGGCCAGCGCCGCGATGCGGTGAAGCAGCTAACCGGTGGCATCGAGTTCCTGTTCAAGAAGAACAAGGTCGACTGGAAGAAGGGCCACGCCACCTTCCAGGACGCGCATACGGTCAGGGTCGGCGACGAGACGGTCACCGCGAAGAACGTGATCATCGCCACCGGCTCCTCAGTCACGCCCCTGCCCGGTGTCGAGGTCGACAACGACAAGCAGGTGGTGGTCGATTCCACCGGCGCGCTCGAACTCAAGGCCGTGCCGAAGAAGATGGTCGTCATTGGTGGCGGCGTGATCGGGCTGGAACTCGGGTCGGTCTGGCGTCGTCTCGGGGCAGAGGTGATCGTGGTCGAATATCTCGACCAACTGCTCCCCGGCATGGACGGCGAAGTCCGCAAGGAAGCGGGCAGGATCTTCAAGAAGCAGGGCATGGAACTGCGCCTGTCGACCAAGGTCACCGGCTGCACCGCCAAGGGCAAGAAGGCGACGCTGACGCTCGAACCCGCCGCTGGCGGCGAGGCAACGACGCTGGAAGCAGACTGTGTGCTCGTATCCATCGGTCGTCGGCCGAACACCTCGGGCCTCGGCCTGGAAAACATCGGCCTCGAGCTCAACAAGCGCGGCCAGATCGAGACCGATCACGACTTCCGCACCGCGGTCGACGGCGTGTGGGCCATCGGCGACGTTGTCCCCGGCCCGATGCTCGCGCACAAGGCCGAGGACGAAGGCATCGCATGTGCCGAGAACATCGCCGGACAGACCGGCATCGTGAACCACGATGTCATCCCCGGCGTCGTCTACACCTGGCCCGAGTTTGCCGGTGTCGGCCTGACGCAGGAAGAGGCGATCGAGAAGCTGGGCGACAAGACGAAGGTCAAGGTCGGCAAGTTCCCGATGATGGCCAACAGCCGCGCCAAGACCAACCATGAGCCGGACGGTTTCGTGAAGGTCATCGCCGATGCCGAGACGGACCGCGTGCTCGGCGTCTGGGCCATCGCATCGGTCGCCGGCACGATGATCGCCCAGGCCGCGCAGGCCATGGAATTCGGTGCCACCAGCGAGGACATCGCCTACACCTGCCACGCTCACCCGACGCACTCAGAGGCGATCAAGGAAGCGGCGATGGCGGTCCAGGGCAAGCCCATCCACATCTGACCATGGAAGCCGCGCCGATGCACCCGACAGGAACGGCATCGGCGCGGTATCCGGCACTGTTCGCGCTCGGCCTGCCGGTCCTTGCCGGTATCGCGTACCTTTGGCTCGGGGGAGCACCAGCGAGCTATCCGGTCATCAACGCCGTGGCCCTTGCGACAGGTTGGGCTGCCATCCTCCTCCCGGCTGTCGAGCCATCCCTGCGCCTTCGCCGCGCAATTCTCATCGCGCTGCTGGTCGTTCTCTTCCTTCCGCTCGCAACGGGACCACACCTCAACGGCATTTCCCGCTGGCTACCCCTAGGTCCGTTCCAGCTCCACGCGGGATCGCTCGTCCTGCCGACCATCGCCGTCCTCGCAGCGCGTGAGCCGGACTATGCCCCGCCAATCCTGCTCACGGCGTTGCTTGTTGCCTTCGTCCAGCCGGACGCCGCGACAGGCTACGCTGTCATGTTCGCAGCTGCCGGCCTCTACAACGCAACGCGCGACTGGCGACTGGTCCTTGTGGCGGGAGTGGCATTCCTTGCCAGCCTGATCGCCGGATTTCGCGGCGAACTGCCAGCCCAGCCCTTTGTCGAGCGCGTGCTCATCCAGCTCGGGCTTGACGCACCCTTGATCGGACTGGGACTGCTCACCGCCCTGCTCGGCGGGTTCTTCACCGTTGTCCATGCCCTTCACGCGCCCAAACCCGAACGGCATGCGCTCGCAGGCGCCCTGTTCGGCTTCTCGCTCGCCGCGCTGGTGTCAAACTACCCCAGCGTCCTCATCGGCTATGGCGCGGCGCCGATCATCGGCTTCGGCGTGGCACTCGCCCTCGCCCGTCAGACGCCGTCGGGGTAAAGGGGCCGAATGTCGACCGGTATGTCGCCCATGGCGGCAAACCTGGCTTTCGCCGCCGCATCGAGCACGGCATAGCGCGCGAAAAAGGCCTTGGTCCCTTCGTAATCGCCACGCGCCTGCAGCATGAGCTGGTCGTGGAGCAGGTCTTCCAGCCCGCTTTCGAGCTGTGCGTAGTCGACGACGTAGCGATTGCTATCGCCATCCCAGGCGAACGCACCCTTCTCCTTGAGGTAGCCGTACTGCAGCGCCGCGCCCTTGCCGTGAGCCTCGTCGATGCCGAAGCGCATCGCCCGGAAGATGCCCGCGAAATAGGTGGCGAGCAGTTGCTGCTTCTCCGCCTTGGGCAGCTCGCCCTTCTCCATCATGAAAAGGATGTTCCACACGCCCATAACGTCGGCCTTGCTCTCCTCGAGCGCCGAGTACTGCTCCTTCAGCTCCTCGTTCACCGTTGTCTGGCGGCCGTTCTTGGTGATCGTGCCCGGCCCGAGGCTGTGCGACAGCTCGTGGAACAGCGTTTCGAGTTCCATGTACTTCTTCGCCACCAGCTTCGCCTGGTCGGGCTTCAGCACGACATCGCCGATGGGATCGAGAATGCGCTCGTATTTAGCGCCGAGAACATTGGCGAGAATGACCTTCTTCGCGCCCTTGGCCTCACGCACGCGCTCGTCATTGGGCAGGTTGAAGGCGATGGTTTGCACGCCGGGGACATTGTCGCCGCCGCCGTGGACTTGGTCGGCCACCGCGATGGGGCTTTCGAAGCCACGCTGGAAGTTCTTGTACTGGTCCTCGATCGGGAGGTTGCCTTCCATGTCGCGCAGGTAGTGCTTGTACTTGTCGAGCGCGGCGCTTTCCTCGGGATTGCGCAGGGTAACGAAGCTCTCGAAGGCGGTCTTGGTGCCGTAGAGGCGGTCGGTGTAGACTTCGTAGGGGCCAATCGCGACTTCGATGGGCGTGTCCTTCAAATCCATCCAAGCCATCTCGCTCTCGAAATAGTCGTCGGTGAGGAAGCTTGCCGCCCGCAGCGAAAGGAACTTCTTGAGGCTGGGGTTCGAGGTGCGTTGCGAGGCCTGTTCAAGCAAGCGCGCGGCCGGAACGA
This genomic window contains:
- a CDS encoding 2-oxoglutarate dehydrogenase E1 component; this translates as MGNESHDFLPELGNQEGPQPGPSWGSSRSWLSDVVDSGADLTAALDPTQMRIAVAQAAEKAGKALDAKAVEQAADDSIRAMLLVRLYRVRGHLAANLDPLGLSHHDVPEDLTLEWHGFENQLDREVYVGGVFGFEWVKVRDLYEALRSTYCGNVGLEYMHISDTEERRFLQDKFETPEDTIQFTPEGKRAILASVIRGEQYEAFLGKKYVGTKRFGLDGGESMIPALEAVIKYGGQLGVREIIYGMAHRGRLNVLANVMGKPYKVIFHEFSGGSANPDDVGGSGDVKYHLGTSTDRSFDGIDVHMSLVPNPSHLEAVNPVVLGKARAQQAIRDDLKKHEQVLPVLLHGDAAFAGQGIVWECLGFSGVRGYNTGGCLHFVINNQIGFTTSPKFARSSPYPSDVAKGVQAPILHVNGDDPEAVTFACKLAIEYRQVFGRDIVIDMWCYRRFGHNEGDEPKFTQPLMYDRIREHPKVSKIYAARLEAEGVIAPGDADKLCDEFNEHLEQEFAAAKEYKPDVADWFGGRWAGMNKPADPENARRNVETAIPKKLFDSLGRTLTTVPDDLTIHKTLGRVLKAKEDMFASGSGFDWATAEALAFGSLVTEGFGVRLSGQDSGRGTFSQRHAVWVDQNTERKYIPLCQLPHGKFEVYDSPLSEYGVLGFEYGFAMADPKSLVMWEAQFGDFANGAQIMIDQFIAAGEAKWLRANGLVLLLPHGYEGQGPEHSSARLERFLQLCANDNIQVCNITTPANYFHVLRRQMLRNFRKPMVIMTPKSLLRHPLAKSDAAEFMGDTHFMRIKSDMKDIADAKVKRLVLCSGKVAYDLMQRRDEAGLEDVSVVRIEQLYPFPGEPLAARLKKMKNLEKIVWCQEEPKNNGAWFFVDRLIEEAADAAGKKGMRPCYAGREVAASPATGYASRHQVQQEALVNIALGLNDGDNSAASTTCN
- the odhB gene encoding 2-oxoglutarate dehydrogenase complex dihydrolipoyllysine-residue succinyltransferase; the encoded protein is MATEVKVPTLGESVTEATIGELLKKVGDTVKVDEPIVSLETDKVAVEAPSPVAGTITEIKVAVGDTVEVGAVIAVVSDGVAAGETTAIEPREAPAPSPAPAPAPAPAQAKEAASDSAQTLSPAVRRAVLEHGVDPSTIKGTGKDGRLTKEDVVAAAQAKSSAPATAPADSAGPAAVAAATGERREERVKMTRMRQTIAKRLKSAQETAALLTTFNDVDMSEVMAARERYKDLFAKKHDIKLGFMSFFAKAACLALKDIPGVNAQIDGDEIVYHDYVDISVAVSAPNGLVVPVVRDADSKSFAQIEKDIADFGKRAKEGTLTMEDMKGGTFTISNGGVFGGLMSTPIINPPQSAVLGLHRIEDRPVVRNGEIVIRPMMYIALSYDHRLIDGREAVTALKIIKEAIEDPTRMLIDL
- the lpdA gene encoding dihydrolipoyl dehydrogenase produces the protein MAEYDYDVLVIGAGPGGYVAAIRAAQLGLKTACAESRETLGGTCLNVGCIPSKAMLHASEYFDAAANGTMAHMGIEVSPKLNLDAMHGQRRDAVKQLTGGIEFLFKKNKVDWKKGHATFQDAHTVRVGDETVTAKNVIIATGSSVTPLPGVEVDNDKQVVVDSTGALELKAVPKKMVVIGGGVIGLELGSVWRRLGAEVIVVEYLDQLLPGMDGEVRKEAGRIFKKQGMELRLSTKVTGCTAKGKKATLTLEPAAGGEATTLEADCVLVSIGRRPNTSGLGLENIGLELNKRGQIETDHDFRTAVDGVWAIGDVVPGPMLAHKAEDEGIACAENIAGQTGIVNHDVIPGVVYTWPEFAGVGLTQEEAIEKLGDKTKVKVGKFPMMANSRAKTNHEPDGFVKVIADAETDRVLGVWAIASVAGTMIAQAAQAMEFGATSEDIAYTCHAHPTHSEAIKEAAMAVQGKPIHI
- a CDS encoding dipeptidyl-peptidase 3 family protein, with the protein product MRRAILPLLLASAACAPLATETKVASTETPAAHEGYDMAAQYAKLAEIRMTPDTSYLTPEERDVVNMLIEASGYMDKIYLRQRYADNPQVRAAIANSKRGDRDMLLAMFDRYFGAWDDLAEFHPFWGTTQLPEGAGFYPTELTREEFDAYLAAHPDQKEALLSPYTVVKREGDRLVAVPYSVEYREFLVPAARLLEQASQRTSNPSLKKFLSLRAASFLTDDYFESEMAWMDLKDTPIEVAIGPYEVYTDRLYGTKTAFESFVTLRNPEESAALDKYKHYLRDMEGNLPIEDQYKNFQRGFESPIAVADQVHGGGDNVPGVQTIAFNLPNDERVREAKGAKKVILANVLGAKYERILDPIGDVVLKPDQAKLVAKKYMELETLFHELSHSLGPGTITKNGRQTTVNEELKEQYSALEESKADVMGVWNILFMMEKGELPKAEKQQLLATYFAGIFRAMRFGIDEAHGKGAALQYGYLKEKGAFAWDGDSNRYVVDYAQLESGLEDLLHDQLMLQARGDYEGTKAFFARYAVLDAAAKARFAAMGDIPVDIRPLYPDGV